A region of the Scomber scombrus chromosome 17, fScoSco1.1, whole genome shotgun sequence genome:
taaaaaggCCTCATGTAGTGTTAGTTTTCATTATCAGCAAAATTGTTGATTATTCTCTCAATGAATCCACAAGTTCaggtcagaaaatggtgaaacatgtcgatcactgtttcccaaaagctcaagaagatgtttttttaatgctttatttaGTCCTgaacaacagtccacaacccaaagataataaaaatattcacacactCATCGATTAGttaactaattgttgcagctcaaGACACAAATGTCTTTCCTTAAAGAgtctttaaagtcttaaaatgCAACTTAGAACATTTAtatcattaaattataatttaaaccTGAAGAGAAAAGTCAAGAAACAGAACTTTTTTTCCCGTATAATTCAGTTTAGTCTAATTTTAACAGTCatgcaacattttaatgtaatcagCCGTCAGTAAGGAACAAAAGCTTCTCTATTATTTGATGTATTGGTGACTGTctaagtgtctgtgtgttaatgtCCTGTGAATGTGTCTCTGCAGGCTAAAGACGCTCTGGATAACGGAGAGGTACCGGTCGGATGTCTGATGGTCTATAACGATGAGGTCATCGGGAAAGGACGCAACGAGGTCAACGAGAccaaaaatgtaagaaaaatattgaattcaTCGTCTTTGTTTTAACAAACCTCCGTCAAACCCTGCGTaacattctgtgtgtgtgtgtgtgtatttgtgtgtgtgtgtgtgtgtgtgtgtgtgtgtgtgtttgtgtgtgtgtgtgtgtgtgtcgcaggCCACTCGCCACGCTGAGATGGTGGCCTTGGACCAGGTCCTGGACTGGTGTCGCCATAGCAACCTGAATGTGAGGAGCGTGTGTGAGCACACGGCCCTGTACGTCACCGTGGAGCCGTGCATCATGTGTGCTGCAGCCCTGCGTCTGCTCAGTatccttcagtgtgtgtgtgtgtgtgtgtgtgtgtgtgtgtgtgtgtgtgtgtgtgtgtgtgtgtgtgtgtgtgtgtgtgtgtgtgatcccaAGTAATAAAacgctgatttttgggtcagtggttatgATTAGGGTTAGAGTAGAAATGAAGGCAAGTCCATATACACACCCTAAAAGTGACAAAggtaaaactgtgtgtgtgtgtgtgtgtgtgtgtgtgtgtgtgtgtgtgtgtgtgtgtgtgtgtgtgtgtgtgtgtgtgtgtgtgtgtgtgtgacttaagCCACTTTCGGGGTCACTAACTGGACATGACACCAGTTTATTGGGGACTGCTTGTGCATTAAGGACAAAAGTTGTGtccttaattaaaaaaaatgcttatttttgggtcagtggttaagtttaagtctccaggaaatgaatgtaagtctatataaataccccaaaaatgACATATgacacatgtgtgtgtggtttatggctacaactaacaattattttcattagtcattcatctgctgattagttttagttttatcaataaaatgtcagacaatagtaaaaatgtaaattgtaattTCCCAGAGTCAATGGTTACATCTTTAAACatcttattttgtctgattaacagtcagaaaactcaaaaatgttcagtttactgtctttactgacaaagaaaatcattaaatcatcaaATCTGAGAAGCTAGAACCAGCAATATTTGgcatatttgcttaaaaatggGCTAAAACAATAATTCAAATACTTTCCTGTTGATCGACTAAtggactaatcattgcagctccaGTGTTGATTGATTATCGCTCCTTCACCGATCACCGTCAGATATCCCGGTGGTCGTGTACGGCTGCAGCAACGAGCGGTTTGGAGGCTGCGGTTCAGTTCTGGATGTTTCCTCTGCAAAGCTTCCTCACACCGGGACCACGTTcaaggtctgtgtgtgtttctattaaACTGTCAGAGTgatttcctcctgttcatactgagcattagaagatccctttattATGCATTTATAATgttagtgatggaggactaaacccacagtcctccttctgtggattaaaagttgatctgaaggggaggaaggagggaaggaaggaatggggGAAGGAatgggggaaggaaagaaggagggagggagggagggagggaggaaggacggaaggaaggaatgggggaaggaaagaaggagggagggaggaaggaaagaaggaaggaatggaggaaggaaagaaggagggagggagggagggagggaggaaggagggaaggaaggaatgggggaaggaaagaaggagggagggaggaaggaaggaatgggggaaggaaagaaggagggagggagggagggaggaaggaaggaaagaaggtggggaggagagagagaggaaggaaagaaagagcgaaggagggatggatgaaggaaagaaggaaggaaggaaggaaagaaggaacaatcccgggaggacgacacaaaggttaaaagttgatctgaagctaatatgaagcttcagtcgtccaaatgagtcaaatcttcatcttctatgtttcaacgttacagtgtttttagtagcaaagtctttttgttactatggttacaccacagctcaacagggaaacactaagagggaatctgatgctaaaaagactgtaaatgtgtcagatatcacttgatatgactaactcacactgatgaagctcaatagaagctgatcatctactttataatgactgtggggatttagtcctccatcactttacgaAAGCTCAttagaaggttttaatagtcagtctgaacaggaggaatcattacagagaggaaaacctttAACTGACTGCttcatgttgttattattatgtttaaatgAACGTTCATCATATgtaatgatgtgtttgtgttcagtgtgtttctgGTCACAGAGCAGAAGAAGCCGTCGAGATGCTGAAAACTTTCTACAAACAAGAAAATCCAAACGGTGAATAACAACTatctgctcttcttcctcttcctcttcctcttcttcttcatcttcttcttcttcttctttgtctcctTCACCttcctcttcgtcctcctcgtcttcttcttcgtcttcctcttcatcttactcttcgtcttctttttcttcgtcttcctctttgtcttctctTTCGTCTTCACCTTCTTCGTTGTtgtcttcttcatcctcttctttgtcttcctcttcgtcttctttgtcttcttctttgtcttcctctttATATTCATACtcttctttgtcttcctcttcGTCCTCGTTTTCTTcgtcttcatcctcttctttttcttcatctacttctttgttttcttcttcgtcttcttcatcctcttctatttctttcctcttcttcatcttctattttttcctgttctcatcttctctcatctttcttttccattttctgtcttttcttttcagacAGTTTGTCTTAAAAATTCACAAAggagcagaaacacaaacttttcttcttttcttctcttccaaactattcctttctttccttttaaaaaaaatattcttcaCTCGTCTTTTCTCTAACATTATTATTCCCTTCTTCTCTGTTTCAGCCCCCAAACCCAAAACCAGGAAGGACCGAGCCCTCACAGAGCCTAATTAGctctttttatattaaacttgtatttatatttttataatttaaaaataaacaacattatgAATCATGTTCTGTGTCGTGTGGAGACTTTTTGATGCAGTTCCACCTTcctgccagcagggggagcaGCTACACCTTcctgccagcagggggagcaGCTACACCTTcctgccagcagggggagcaGCTACACCTTcctgccagcagggggagcaGCTACACCTTcctgccagcagggggagcaGCTACACCTTcctgccagcagggggagcaGCTACACCAACTCACCATAAACCCTTATAATGAAACGTCTTCACTCAGCAGAACATAAAGCAACGTTCAGACATAGAAATGATCAATATGAGAGTCAATATGTATATTGATTATGTGAAGGCGGATtatctgttagtgtgtgtgtgtgtgtgtgtatgtgcgtgtgtgtttattttagtgttcacaacattttagttttaatatcaatatataaaaaGCTTCTCTCACTTCCTGTGTATTTTATTCTCAGACcttctgaaactgaaacagtgaggaagtgtgtgtgtgtatatatgtgtgtgtgtgtgtgaatatatgtgtgtgtgcgtgcggaAGGCAGTGACCTTCAACAGCTGCTCATAtagcgcacacacaaacacaaacacgctTCAGACCTTTTCTGTCGTTTCACTTCCTCTCagaagcacacacatatattctgCTGGTtggtgggtgtgtatgtgtgtgtgtgtgtgtgtgtgtgtgtgtgtgtgcatgctcatTGTTTGTCACTGGGAGGAGTTGAaagaagtatgtgtgtgtgtttcagatgtcctgctgttgttttctctctctctctctctctctctctctctctctctctctctcttttgtctttcacCACTTCCTTCCGATTTCTTTGTGGTTaattgtttccttccttccttcctgtttccttccttcctgtttccttccttcctgtttccttccgtcctcccttcttccttcctttcccacATTTTGTCGTTTTCCTTGCTGCAACCTTCTTTCACCGTCTGCATCTTTCACTCTTTTCtacctctctcctttctttatcatgtcagtttttttttacaccattcCCTCTTTaaatccctccttcccttctttcatttatatcattttatactttccttcactcctcttctctcctctatCTTTTATATCATTCTTTCTTACATTcccgtcctttccttccctcctcctttgtttctttctcatcttcttttcctcctaactttttccctacttccttctttccctccttcattccaccctctttcctttcttctttcttgcgTTTGTTcgctccttttcttttcttcacatcagtttttctttgtctcactgttgtttttatctttcgtcctccctctctctctga
Encoded here:
- the adat2 gene encoding tRNA-specific adenosine deaminase 2 encodes the protein MGTEESFCPSDEDAERWMCSAFHMAKDALDNGEVPVGCLMVYNDEVIGKGRNEVNETKNATRHAEMVALDQVLDWCRHSNLNVRSVCEHTALYVTVEPCIMCAAALRLLNIPVVVYGCSNERFGGCGSVLDVSSAKLPHTGTTFKCVSGHRAEEAVEMLKTFYKQENPNAPKPKTRKDRALTEPN